One genomic region from Armatimonadota bacterium encodes:
- a CDS encoding ABC transporter permease, with translation MKKATPSTLKWLKDIVGLGTILVALVVYFSIRSPNFLTATNFTAIANQIPAALLVAVGMTLVLITAGIDLSVGSLVGLSGAVLGLSIDRIGLPLPIAILACIATGLFCGMINGLVIVRWALPPFIVTLGMLEVARGATFLLTETRTIYLGSKISKIAGLGVANISVLFIIAIAAVVLGQLILSRCTFGRYLIAIGANEQTAYLSGINTSRIKVSVYALSGLLCAMAAVVNTARMASANPNAGTGFELEAIAAVVIGGTSLMGGRGSVINSMLGVLFMAILSSGLSQIGTEEATKRMITGFVIVLAVILDYYRSRITSKS, from the coding sequence ATGAAAAAGGCAACGCCGTCAACCCTTAAGTGGCTGAAAGATATAGTAGGTTTAGGCACCATCTTAGTCGCCCTTGTAGTCTACTTCAGCATTAGAAGTCCAAACTTTTTGACAGCCACGAACTTTACTGCAATTGCCAATCAAATTCCTGCTGCGCTATTGGTTGCTGTTGGAATGACGCTTGTATTGATTACTGCGGGGATTGATCTCTCGGTTGGTTCGCTTGTGGGGCTTTCTGGTGCAGTATTGGGACTCAGCATTGACCGCATTGGTTTACCTCTTCCGATAGCAATTCTAGCTTGCATTGCCACGGGACTATTTTGCGGGATGATCAATGGTCTAGTAATTGTAAGGTGGGCTTTACCACCCTTCATTGTTACCTTGGGAATGCTTGAAGTTGCCCGTGGCGCAACTTTCCTTCTTACCGAGACTCGCACAATCTATTTGGGTTCCAAGATTAGCAAAATTGCAGGGTTAGGGGTTGCAAATATTTCTGTGCTTTTTATTATTGCAATTGCCGCAGTAGTCTTGGGCCAATTGATTTTGTCGCGGTGTACTTTTGGGAGGTACTTAATTGCCATTGGAGCAAATGAGCAAACGGCATATTTATCGGGAATTAATACGTCAAGGATAAAAGTCTCAGTGTATGCGCTTTCAGGCTTACTTTGCGCAATGGCCGCGGTGGTGAACACCGCTCGCATGGCTTCGGCAAATCCCAACGCTGGCACAGGTTTCGAATTAGAAGCAATAGCGGCAGTAGTAATCGGCGGAACTAGCCTAATGGGAGGCCGTGGTTCGGTAATAAACTCTATGTTGGGTGTGTTGTTTATGGCAATACTGAGCAGCGGACTTTCACAGATTGGCACAGAAGAAGCAACAAAGCGAATGATTACAGGCTTTGTGATAGTATTGGCTGTCATCCTTGATTACTACCGATCTAGAATTACTTCAAAAAGTTAG
- a CDS encoding beta-galactosidase, whose protein sequence is MSIIPTVGRRSWSMRLLIAGLYIVLTLGAITMVYPFLIMLATSTKSGVDVNSYSVIPKYWYDDSILFAKFAEIKYAADMDAINGYYRTDFAKMEDIAPPQKTPLTTNQKRMVKDWEDFSRTIPLKYMQANYGVISNAPSRLLNEYRAWLRKRFNNDINALNKLYREENESFETVFTPFERTESREWQPEKTPKMQEWLKFKASLPSEFRRVICIDPLFWTFLKENKYDGDISKLNKAYGTNYKSFMEVHLSPTLPADPRQRADWEEFARTMLPFRYMVLNSKALPAYQKFLQNRYGGNIEEVNRIYGTNYSSFNQIVLPEEAPAEGTPLVDWMDFISKVVPVTAIKAVNSENLYRQYLFKKYGSFDAINRAYGTKYASLLDVSPPQHLADWHYVLTHHRELRKHFIIRNYAMVLNYILLHGRAVFNTFVFCLAAILTHLIVNPLCAYSLSRYNLRYSYKVLLFLLATMAFPAEVTLIPNFLLLKKLHMLNTFWALILPGMAGGFSIFLLKGFFDSLPKELYEAGIIDGASEARMFWQITIPLSKPIFAVIALSSFTAAYGAFMFAFLVCQNPKMWTMMVWLYELQITAPKYITMAALTIAAIPTLTVFVFAQNVIMRGIILPSFK, encoded by the coding sequence ATGTCAATTATCCCAACTGTTGGCAGACGTTCGTGGTCAATGCGCTTGCTCATCGCGGGATTATATATTGTCCTAACTTTGGGGGCAATAACGATGGTCTATCCCTTCCTCATTATGTTGGCAACCTCCACAAAAAGCGGTGTTGATGTTAACAGCTACAGCGTAATACCTAAATACTGGTATGACGATTCGATTCTTTTCGCCAAATTTGCCGAGATAAAGTATGCTGCCGATATGGACGCAATCAATGGCTATTACCGTACCGACTTTGCAAAAATGGAGGACATTGCTCCACCCCAGAAAACACCTCTCACGACAAATCAAAAGAGAATGGTAAAGGACTGGGAGGATTTTAGTCGGACAATTCCGCTTAAGTATATGCAAGCAAATTATGGCGTCATAAGTAATGCTCCAAGCCGTTTGCTAAACGAATATCGGGCTTGGCTTCGAAAGCGATTTAATAACGACATTAATGCTCTCAACAAGCTTTATCGCGAGGAAAATGAAAGCTTCGAGACCGTTTTTACACCTTTCGAGCGCACGGAAAGCCGTGAGTGGCAGCCAGAGAAAACCCCAAAAATGCAAGAGTGGCTGAAGTTCAAAGCATCATTGCCATCGGAATTTCGGCGGGTAATTTGCATCGATCCACTGTTTTGGACATTCTTAAAGGAGAACAAATACGATGGCGATATATCCAAACTAAACAAAGCCTACGGTACTAATTACAAATCATTTATGGAAGTTCACCTTTCCCCTACCCTTCCCGCTGACCCTAGGCAAAGAGCCGACTGGGAAGAGTTCGCACGAACTATGCTTCCGTTCCGTTATATGGTTCTAAACTCAAAGGCATTGCCGGCTTATCAGAAGTTTCTTCAAAACCGTTATGGGGGAAATATCGAAGAAGTAAATAGAATCTACGGTACAAATTACTCATCATTTAACCAGATTGTCTTACCAGAGGAGGCGCCAGCTGAGGGAACACCGCTTGTTGACTGGATGGATTTTATTTCGAAAGTTGTTCCAGTCACTGCAATAAAAGCTGTAAACTCAGAAAACCTATACAGGCAATATCTTTTCAAAAAATACGGCAGCTTTGATGCAATCAATAGAGCCTACGGAACAAAGTATGCTTCTCTTCTAGACGTATCTCCGCCCCAGCACCTTGCCGACTGGCATTATGTACTTACACACCATAGGGAATTGAGGAAGCACTTTATAATTCGCAATTATGCAATGGTTTTGAACTACATACTTCTTCACGGAAGGGCAGTATTCAACACTTTTGTCTTTTGTCTGGCCGCTATTTTAACCCATTTAATTGTTAACCCGCTGTGCGCTTATTCTCTTTCGCGGTATAACCTTCGCTATTCGTATAAGGTGTTGCTCTTTTTGTTAGCCACAATGGCATTTCCTGCGGAAGTAACATTGATTCCGAATTTCTTGCTCCTAAAGAAGCTCCATATGCTTAACACTTTTTGGGCACTGATTCTTCCCGGAATGGCTGGTGGGTTTTCGATTTTCCTACTTAAAGGTTTCTTTGATAGCCTCCCGAAGGAACTTTATGAAGCTGGAATCATCGATGGAGCATCCGAAGCACGGATGTTTTGGCAAATCACAATTCCGCTATCTAAGCCTATTTTTGCAGTGATTGCACTCAGTTCATTTACGGCGGCGTATGGAGCGTTTATGTTTGCGTTTCTGGTTTGCCAAAACCCAAAAATGTGGACGATGATGGTTTGGTTGTATGAGCTTCAGATTACGGCCCCGAAGTATATAACTATGGCTGCATTGACAATAGCAGCCATACCAACACTAACAGTCTTCGTCTTCGCACAAAATGTTATTATGAGAGGTATCATTCTACCAAGCTTTAAGTAA
- a CDS encoding arylsulfatase encodes MVEKSKNLPSRKPNIVLILADDMGFSDVGCYGGEISTPNINRLAENGIKFTQFYNNAVCMPTRASILTGLYPQQVGSADKAKLKVSGNVTIAEILRSAGYRTLMSGKWHNGNSPCELPTSRGFDRYFGLLSGSSNYFNPGLKRPHEPEPAHKSPGDMRPWGIDEKIIHPFTPDDPDFYATDAFTENALAFLDRNGHEDKPFFLYVAYTAPHFPIQAKPEDIEKYRGKYMLGWDVIRSQRYERLIEMGILDNKCRLSPRDPLAPSWDDISNKDAWDLKMAVYAGMIECMDRGIGRIVDKIKALGKLEDTMIIFLSDNGGCAEHINRTPDIPPGPVNSYSTVDAPWANASNTPFRRFKVFHHEGGISTPLIISWPRLIEGGTVCHELGHVMDLMPTLVEIAGAKYPNEWNGQRVLPMEGISLTSMFTKTASPKGWERPPICWEFKGCRAVRFGQWKLVTQGPPRVHVNIPIEPGNEAWELYDMLEDRSETHNLAEKYPDKVRELEKIWLDWHRRCSPQHH; translated from the coding sequence ATGGTTGAAAAATCGAAAAACCTACCAAGCAGAAAGCCTAATATTGTTTTAATCTTAGCAGATGATATGGGGTTTTCCGATGTTGGCTGCTATGGCGGTGAAATTTCCACCCCTAACATAAATCGGCTAGCCGAGAATGGTATCAAGTTCACTCAGTTTTATAATAACGCTGTATGTATGCCAACTCGCGCATCTATTCTCACTGGCCTTTACCCTCAACAGGTAGGTTCTGCCGACAAGGCAAAACTTAAAGTATCTGGAAACGTGACTATTGCAGAAATATTGAGAAGCGCTGGGTATCGGACTCTTATGTCCGGCAAGTGGCACAACGGCAACTCACCTTGCGAGCTACCAACATCGCGTGGTTTCGATAGGTATTTTGGTCTCCTCAGTGGAAGTAGCAACTACTTCAACCCTGGCTTAAAACGCCCGCATGAGCCCGAGCCAGCGCATAAATCTCCAGGCGACATGCGCCCTTGGGGGATTGATGAAAAGATAATCCATCCATTTACGCCTGATGATCCTGATTTTTACGCAACCGATGCTTTCACTGAGAATGCTTTGGCATTTCTCGACCGAAATGGGCATGAAGATAAACCCTTTTTCCTTTATGTTGCATATACCGCCCCCCACTTTCCAATACAAGCAAAACCTGAAGATATCGAGAAGTATCGCGGCAAATACATGCTCGGTTGGGATGTAATTCGTAGCCAGCGATATGAACGCCTGATTGAAATGGGCATTCTCGATAACAAATGCCGATTGTCACCACGTGACCCGCTTGCGCCTTCATGGGATGACATTAGCAATAAAGACGCCTGGGACCTTAAAATGGCAGTATATGCTGGGATGATAGAATGCATGGACCGCGGCATCGGACGAATCGTTGACAAAATCAAAGCGCTCGGAAAACTGGAGGATACAATGATAATATTCCTCTCAGATAACGGCGGCTGTGCTGAACATATCAATCGCACGCCAGACATTCCGCCTGGTCCTGTAAACTCATACTCCACCGTAGATGCGCCATGGGCAAACGCAAGCAATACGCCTTTTAGGCGATTCAAGGTATTCCACCATGAAGGTGGCATCTCAACGCCTTTGATAATCTCATGGCCGCGCTTAATTGAAGGCGGCACAGTTTGCCACGAACTTGGACATGTAATGGACCTTATGCCAACACTTGTTGAAATTGCCGGCGCTAAGTATCCAAATGAGTGGAACGGTCAGCGCGTCTTGCCAATGGAAGGCATTAGCCTTACCTCAATGTTCACCAAGACCGCATCCCCAAAGGGATGGGAGCGTCCCCCCATCTGTTGGGAATTTAAAGGTTGTCGGGCAGTGAGATTCGGCCAATGGAAGCTAGTCACACAAGGTCCACCTCGGGTACATGTCAACATCCCAATTGAGCCTGGAAACGAAGCTTGGGAACTTTATGATATGCTTGAAGACCGTTCAGAAACACACAACCTCGCCGAAAAATATCCAGACAAGGTTAGAGAACTCGAAAAGATTTGGCTAGATTGGCACAGACGCTGTAGCCCACAACACCATTAA
- a CDS encoding ATP-binding protein — translation MDASKETLEKLLKKQHAAHHKQAQLWWLAIIVIIVLTLCMVLMDISSAILQHTKYIRYSNFFIENRILRIGLVSAILLLCIYFFDSSSRARKTSLQLTKELAEKNQIIEQRNRELLKLKEISDRLVGNLDMQEGLDMLLSMALEITGAETASILLMDQELGLLDYMSARTVSVNGTCTDLSHIKRGLAEWVAKNSKPILVNSESDEPEISALLGTRGVAPTMIAPIVVGGKTLGVLSIVRGKTNEPFNQNDIQAICELTDRAGLAIEKMHLYRKLREQVVCLRSALRDLKRAQAGLIQSEKLASIGQLVAGMAHEINNPLLVILGRAEMLLVDMDPDNPTAKDLEIIKSETQRIANLVRNLLGFSRTNHPGMLNPVNINELIERTLELVQTQGSITIVKRLTEDLPMIYADASEIQQIYMNIAINAVQAMKEKGGKLIVETSQDDAGFVVAKFADTGPGIKPEHLSKIFDPFFTTKPEFEGTGLGLSVSKSLAEKYGGKIEVETRVKQGATFIVKLPAIQEPLQELPKVA, via the coding sequence TTGGACGCATCAAAAGAAACCTTGGAAAAACTATTAAAGAAACAGCACGCCGCTCACCACAAACAAGCCCAACTATGGTGGCTTGCGATAATAGTTATTATTGTTTTAACTTTGTGCATGGTGCTGATGGATATCTCATCAGCCATTCTCCAACACACTAAATACATCAGATACTCCAATTTCTTTATAGAAAACCGCATTTTGCGGATTGGCCTGGTGTCTGCAATCCTCCTACTTTGTATTTATTTCTTCGACTCTTCAAGTAGGGCGAGGAAGACAAGTCTTCAGCTAACCAAAGAACTGGCTGAGAAAAATCAGATAATAGAACAGCGAAACAGAGAATTATTAAAGCTTAAAGAGATTTCAGACCGACTAGTTGGCAATCTGGATATGCAAGAAGGCTTGGATATGCTCCTGAGCATGGCACTAGAGATAACAGGTGCAGAGACTGCCTCAATTCTCTTGATGGACCAAGAATTGGGCTTACTTGATTATATGTCCGCAAGAACAGTATCTGTCAATGGAACTTGCACAGATTTATCGCATATAAAACGCGGCCTTGCAGAATGGGTTGCAAAAAACAGTAAGCCAATACTGGTCAACTCGGAATCAGACGAACCTGAAATTTCGGCGTTACTTGGCACGCGGGGCGTCGCACCCACTATGATTGCACCAATTGTTGTTGGTGGGAAAACGCTTGGTGTCCTCTCAATTGTGCGTGGAAAGACAAATGAACCCTTTAATCAAAATGACATTCAAGCAATTTGTGAATTAACTGATCGTGCTGGATTGGCAATTGAGAAGATGCATTTGTACAGAAAGCTTCGCGAGCAAGTGGTTTGCTTGCGCTCAGCCTTAAGGGATTTAAAGCGCGCCCAGGCAGGTCTAATTCAAAGTGAGAAGCTAGCGTCCATAGGGCAACTAGTTGCCGGCATGGCACACGAGATAAATAACCCCTTATTGGTGATTCTTGGTCGTGCTGAGATGCTTTTAGTTGATATGGATCCTGATAATCCTACTGCAAAAGACCTTGAAATAATAAAATCCGAAACACAGAGAATAGCAAATCTGGTGCGAAATTTACTTGGGTTCTCACGCACCAACCATCCTGGTATGCTAAATCCTGTTAACATAAATGAACTGATAGAACGCACGCTAGAGCTTGTGCAAACACAAGGTAGTATTACCATAGTAAAACGACTCACCGAAGATCTCCCTATGATTTATGCCGATGCAAGCGAAATTCAGCAAATTTACATGAATATCGCTATTAACGCTGTTCAGGCAATGAAAGAAAAAGGAGGCAAGTTGATTGTAGAGACTTCGCAGGATGATGCAGGCTTTGTCGTTGCAAAGTTTGCTGACACTGGCCCTGGGATAAAACCCGAGCACCTAAGCAAAATATTTGACCCCTTCTTTACGACAAAACCTGAATTTGAGGGTACCGGACTTGGCCTCTCTGTAAGCAAAAGCCTTGCTGAGAAATATGGCGGCAAAATCGAAGTTGAGACACGCGTCAAGCAAGGTGCAACATTTATTGTAAAACTACCTGCAATACAAGAACCACTTCAAGAACTTCCCAAAGTTGCTTGA
- a CDS encoding iron-containing alcohol dehydrogenase: MNLTFQTAKKIIFGAGCIRDIGTEAASLGKNAFLITGKTFLRRTGWLDKVLKLLAESKIKVNIFEHVPPEPTISNAQWALDSFKQSTSDIVIGIGGGSALDVAKTVAVIGRQPGTIYEYFHGREVEQKGTPFIAIPTTAGSGSEVTPNSVLIDETERIKASIRTPLMLPDVAIVDPEFTLSLSKESTAYSGMDALSQAIEAYVSKGANPITDALAKSAAVRLLTNLPKAYHNGTDIEARTEVALGSLMGGIAFANARLGLVHGLAHPIGVITGLAHGLICALLLPFVMRFNLETSTIKYAELARAAGISSNSDDNKAAEALINHLERLNSEMDIEKQLTKLVLDRHYWPQIISQTLASGSAKSNPRQATAESVEQILETISSHNLSPS, translated from the coding sequence ATGAACTTAACCTTTCAGACCGCAAAGAAAATAATCTTTGGCGCTGGTTGTATTCGAGACATAGGCACAGAAGCTGCATCTCTAGGTAAAAATGCATTTCTTATTACCGGTAAAACGTTCCTGCGGCGAACAGGTTGGCTCGACAAAGTCTTAAAACTTCTGGCGGAATCAAAAATAAAGGTAAACATTTTTGAGCATGTTCCGCCAGAGCCCACAATTTCTAATGCTCAATGGGCACTAGATTCTTTCAAACAGAGTACATCGGATATAGTAATAGGCATCGGTGGTGGAAGTGCTCTCGATGTGGCAAAAACAGTAGCTGTCATTGGTCGCCAACCAGGAACGATTTATGAATACTTTCATGGACGCGAGGTAGAACAAAAGGGGACACCATTCATAGCGATACCAACCACCGCCGGGAGTGGTTCAGAAGTCACTCCAAATTCGGTATTGATAGACGAAACCGAACGAATCAAAGCAAGCATACGAACCCCCTTGATGCTTCCAGATGTTGCAATCGTTGATCCCGAATTTACGTTATCCTTATCCAAAGAATCTACGGCATATTCAGGCATGGATGCTCTTTCGCAAGCAATCGAAGCCTATGTATCAAAAGGCGCAAATCCAATAACCGACGCCTTAGCAAAAAGTGCTGCAGTTCGCTTATTAACCAACCTACCCAAAGCCTACCACAATGGAACGGATATTGAAGCAAGGACAGAAGTCGCGTTGGGAAGTCTCATGGGAGGCATTGCATTTGCCAACGCCAGGCTTGGTCTTGTTCATGGGTTAGCACATCCGATTGGTGTCATAACGGGCCTCGCGCATGGCTTAATATGTGCCCTCCTGCTTCCATTTGTAATGCGTTTTAACCTAGAAACATCAACAATAAAATACGCTGAGCTTGCGCGTGCTGCTGGAATTTCAAGCAATTCTGATGACAACAAAGCCGCCGAGGCTTTAATTAATCATTTGGAACGCTTGAATTCGGAAATGGATATTGAAAAACAGCTAACAAAACTCGTACTTGACCGCCATTACTGGCCCCAAATAATCTCGCAAACCCTTGCATCGGGCTCGGCAAAGAGCAATCCGCGCCAGGCGACAGCGGAAAGTGTCGAGCAAATTCTAGAAACAATTTCGAGTCATAATCTATCTCCGAGTTAA
- a CDS encoding extracellular solute-binding protein, whose amino-acid sequence MFKIQKHILRLLFACMLISCGSGLILADTDTNKSAKGDIVELRLWGGDWGIPPKDATDPWRRANRAVFERFQELHPNIKIISASGLQVQGRAAESGLLMAMAGGTAPDVFYVNFRKLHNFINQGFLYPLNEYIEKDPEILKKIHPEIRKVITVDGKVYSIPWFQCVQALYYRKDLYKAAGLDPNKPPKTWDEFYEYCKKLTIPEKGQWGFAFSSGPSSTAFHWINFLWQAGGDIVAQDEKGEWHCVFNSPAGVKALNFYKKLMIGKWKRNGREMIGVATRTATYAQDIEQGKIAQWFAYSTDLVTNRSNINPSLIGIAPLPAGPAGHANEINAGMWGINATIKDKRVRDAAWEYIKFMGSEEADRVRTKAYVESGLGKMVNPVMLEKYGYVEYLRGIPKSWIEANREAFKYGRPEPHGKNCEMIYIELDYPLQEAVLRPDKDPKQILDEAARNIDRKMLGYVDPRVQERRRKTARVIFATLLALICSVGATQVRKLAKAHADETADTRVVRGSKMVHVVAWIFMLPAVLSILVWAYYPLVRGMIMAFQDYRIIGNSRWVGLDNFIEVFTTETFWRGILNSLLYAGMNLSLGFCVPIFLALMLHEVPRGKMLFRTLYYLPAVTSGLVIMFLWMWFYDPTPQGLFNTLLGFYNQAAEALANTLRINPEILKFNLPLKWLGDPKLAMLCVILPGIWAGAGPGSIIYLAAMKSIPDEMYEAADIDGAGVWSKIWRITLPTLKPLIIINFVGAFIGSFKAMENIFVMTGGGPLNATHTIGLEIWYNAFMYLRFGYATAAAWMMGSMLIAFTMYQLRILRNVRFSAAGREE is encoded by the coding sequence TTGTTCAAGATCCAAAAGCATATACTGCGCTTGCTGTTTGCTTGTATGTTAATCTCCTGCGGCTCAGGGCTTATTTTGGCCGATACGGACACTAACAAGTCCGCTAAAGGAGATATTGTTGAGCTTCGCTTATGGGGTGGAGATTGGGGTATTCCTCCTAAAGACGCTACCGACCCTTGGCGGCGTGCAAATCGCGCAGTTTTTGAGCGGTTTCAGGAATTACACCCGAACATAAAAATCATTAGCGCAAGCGGCTTGCAGGTGCAAGGAAGAGCAGCAGAGAGTGGCTTACTCATGGCAATGGCAGGCGGTACTGCCCCTGACGTCTTCTATGTCAATTTTCGAAAGCTTCACAATTTTATAAACCAGGGGTTTCTCTATCCCCTCAATGAGTACATCGAAAAAGACCCCGAAATATTAAAGAAAATTCATCCAGAAATCCGAAAAGTCATAACTGTAGATGGCAAGGTATATTCGATTCCGTGGTTTCAATGCGTACAAGCCTTATATTATCGTAAAGACCTTTACAAAGCTGCCGGCCTTGATCCAAACAAACCTCCCAAAACTTGGGATGAATTCTATGAGTATTGCAAGAAGCTAACTATCCCTGAAAAAGGTCAATGGGGTTTTGCGTTCTCGTCAGGGCCAAGTAGTACGGCTTTCCATTGGATTAATTTTCTATGGCAAGCTGGTGGCGATATTGTTGCTCAAGATGAAAAAGGCGAGTGGCATTGCGTCTTTAATTCGCCGGCAGGTGTGAAAGCGCTTAATTTTTACAAAAAGCTAATGATTGGAAAATGGAAGCGAAATGGCCGCGAAATGATTGGAGTTGCAACTAGGACAGCCACCTACGCACAGGATATTGAACAAGGGAAAATAGCTCAGTGGTTTGCATATTCCACCGATCTTGTAACCAACCGTTCGAACATCAATCCGAGCTTGATAGGAATTGCGCCGCTCCCAGCGGGCCCGGCGGGGCATGCGAATGAAATCAACGCCGGTATGTGGGGAATCAATGCCACAATAAAAGACAAGCGTGTTCGAGATGCTGCTTGGGAATACATCAAGTTCATGGGCAGCGAAGAAGCCGACAGGGTGCGAACAAAGGCGTACGTAGAGTCGGGGTTGGGAAAAATGGTTAACCCCGTTATGCTCGAGAAGTATGGCTATGTCGAATACCTCCGCGGAATTCCAAAGAGTTGGATCGAAGCTAACAGGGAAGCTTTTAAATATGGTCGGCCCGAGCCTCATGGCAAAAATTGCGAGATGATTTATATTGAGCTTGATTATCCCCTGCAGGAAGCCGTCCTTCGTCCTGACAAAGACCCTAAACAAATTCTGGATGAAGCCGCTCGCAATATTGACCGCAAAATGCTTGGCTATGTAGACCCTAGGGTCCAAGAAAGAAGAAGAAAGACGGCTCGTGTTATATTTGCGACGCTCCTAGCGCTCATTTGCTCAGTTGGTGCAACGCAGGTTAGAAAGTTGGCAAAGGCGCATGCTGATGAAACTGCAGACACGAGGGTCGTGCGCGGTAGCAAGATGGTTCATGTGGTCGCTTGGATTTTCATGCTTCCGGCAGTGCTTTCAATACTTGTTTGGGCATACTACCCGCTTGTTCGTGGAATGATTATGGCATTCCAGGATTACCGAATTATTGGCAACAGCAGATGGGTTGGTTTGGACAATTTTATTGAAGTGTTCACAACAGAAACTTTCTGGCGGGGTATCTTAAACAGTTTATTATATGCGGGGATGAACCTAAGCCTTGGCTTCTGTGTACCAATTTTCCTAGCATTAATGCTTCATGAAGTTCCACGTGGCAAGATGCTTTTTAGAACTCTCTACTACCTACCTGCAGTAACAAGTGGTCTTGTAATTATGTTTCTTTGGATGTGGTTCTATGACCCCACGCCCCAAGGACTTTTCAATACACTTTTAGGATTTTACAATCAAGCTGCAGAAGCTCTTGCGAACACATTAAGAATCAACCCAGAAATCCTCAAATTTAATTTGCCTCTTAAATGGCTAGGCGATCCAAAACTGGCTATGCTTTGCGTCATACTTCCAGGCATATGGGCGGGTGCTGGACCTGGAAGTATTATTTATCTAGCTGCAATGAAGAGCATTCCTGATGAAATGTACGAGGCAGCGGATATTGACGGTGCTGGCGTATGGAGCAAGATATGGCGCATAACGTTGCCAACCCTAAAGCCTCTTATAATTATCAATTTCGTTGGAGCATTCATAGGTTCGTTTAAGGCAATGGAGAACATCTTTGTAATGACGGGTGGCGGCCCTCTAAATGCAACTCACACTATTGGCCTCGAAATATGGTACAACGCATTTATGTATTTAAGATTCGGATATGCTACAGCCGCCGCTTGGATGATGGGAAGTATGCTGATAGCCTTCACAATGTATCAGCTACGCATATTGAGAAACGTCCGCTTTTCCGCAGCAGGGAGGGAAGAATAG
- a CDS encoding sugar ABC transporter substrate-binding protein: protein MILRRIVIFLVICISVVGIASCGKKQAEKPRIALIMKSLANEFFKTMAEGAEKHHKEHASEYELIVNGIKDELDVNKQVELVEQMIAQGVDAIVIAPADSKALVSVCKRAADAGIVVVNIDNRFDSSALKEAGLKAPFVGPDNRKGARAVGEVVAKLLKPGDKVAILEGAPNAYNGEQRKLGFQDAMKAAGIRVVTSQTAYWETDKANALARSIITAHPDIKALLCGNDSMAIGAVKAVEEAGKSGKILVVGYDNISAAQELLKEGKLLATADQHADQLAVYGIEYALEMLRCKTAPKDKETPVDLITKVEN from the coding sequence ATGATATTAAGAAGGATTGTCATATTCTTGGTTATTTGTATTTCAGTTGTCGGTATCGCTAGTTGCGGCAAAAAGCAGGCTGAAAAGCCGAGAATTGCGTTGATAATGAAATCACTTGCCAATGAATTTTTTAAGACTATGGCAGAGGGTGCGGAAAAGCATCATAAAGAGCATGCATCCGAATATGAACTAATTGTAAACGGAATCAAGGATGAATTAGATGTAAATAAGCAAGTTGAGCTTGTCGAGCAAATGATTGCCCAGGGTGTTGACGCGATTGTAATTGCGCCTGCTGATTCAAAAGCCTTGGTTTCGGTATGCAAAAGAGCCGCTGATGCAGGCATTGTTGTCGTGAATATAGATAACCGATTTGATAGCTCTGCTCTCAAAGAAGCAGGGCTCAAGGCACCCTTTGTTGGTCCGGACAACCGCAAAGGTGCGCGAGCGGTTGGTGAAGTGGTAGCTAAGTTATTGAAGCCTGGCGATAAGGTTGCGATATTAGAGGGAGCGCCGAACGCATATAATGGCGAACAGCGAAAATTGGGGTTCCAAGATGCTATGAAAGCCGCTGGAATCCGGGTTGTTACCTCCCAAACGGCGTATTGGGAAACCGATAAAGCGAACGCACTCGCACGCAGTATTATTACTGCACATCCGGATATCAAGGCGCTCCTTTGCGGGAATGACAGTATGGCTATTGGAGCGGTAAAAGCCGTCGAAGAGGCGGGAAAGTCTGGAAAGATTTTAGTGGTTGGCTATGATAATATCAGCGCGGCACAAGAGCTCCTTAAGGAAGGTAAGTTGCTTGCCACGGCTGACCAGCATGCTGATCAACTTGCCGTTTATGGCATTGAATATGCTCTAGAAATGCTTCGATGCAAGACTGCACCAAAGGATAAAGAAACTCCGGTAGATTTAATAACTAAAGTAGAAAATTAG
- a CDS encoding HU family DNA-binding protein, with protein MNKPDLINAVAEKTGMKKVDVEKVVNATLDAITEALSKKEEVSLVGFGTFDVRTRGERTGRNPRTGEQIKIPPSASPVFRPGKKLRDAVSP; from the coding sequence TTGAATAAACCTGATTTAATAAACGCGGTTGCTGAAAAGACCGGCATGAAGAAAGTTGATGTTGAAAAGGTAGTGAATGCTACCCTCGACGCCATCACCGAAGCGTTGAGTAAAAAGGAAGAGGTTTCGCTGGTTGGGTTCGGCACATTTGATGTGCGCACGCGTGGAGAAAGGACTGGGCGCAATCCAAGAACAGGCGAACAAATTAAAATCCCACCTAGCGCTAGCCCTGTTTTCAGACCAGGAAAAAAGCTTCGGGATGCCGTGTCACCTTAA